One Denticeps clupeoides chromosome 10, fDenClu1.1, whole genome shotgun sequence genomic window carries:
- the epha2b gene encoding ephrin type-A receptor 2: MEYRGPRDALFFYLFINGVFISLQNKEEVLLDMKASGAELGWLKSPDENGWEISQQVLNGSLHYNYFVCNVESPSGQENWLRTTFIQRQPAASRVFVELRFIVRDCNTFDGASQTCKETFNLFASESDVDIGTSFRKGQFRKVATIAPDEISHRGEIKINTETKVVDGLSRKGFYLAFQDIGACVALFSVRVYYKTCPTTVKGLASFPETVASGEALRKVTGACVENAVSEDQPLIFCTTDGEWVVPMGQCQCLPGYEPVDDACRECSSGSFKSAVSSGRCEACPENTEPSSPGALICPCKEGFYRAPTDPSSTACSGLPSEPLNLAATMTTAAAGRLTLSWNPPLDTGGRSDLVYSVTCERCEGASCQSCGERVRFEPASSGLHETVVTVSELEPHLNYTFGVEARSGVSQFSSRRASSSVTTTLHFTDPPKVTSIQLDERSTTSLSLSWSVRKPVPITTRYQLMFRRKDSIEGTDPAVTTYTVLFLDKNTVQVTDLSPATAYVFRVQVLNAEGNPGSDGLEREFSTMTKDPSQANTSVILGAAVGGGAMLLVVVVVLLLHRRRRSSHTRQGPEDTYFSSPEQLKPLKTYVDPHTYEDPNAAVLRFASEIHPNHITKQKVIGAGEFGEVYRGILKVPGRKETAVAIKTLKPGYSEKQRQDFLSEASIMGQFTHENIIRLEGVVTKFKHAMIVTEYMENGALDKYLKDHDGEMSSFQLVGMLRGIAAGMKYLSDMSYVHRDLAARNILVNINLECKVSDFGLSRVLEDDPEGTYTTSGGKIPIRWTAPEAIAYRKFTSASDVWSFGIVMWEVMAFGERPYWDMSNHEVMKSINEGFRLPAPMDCPSAVYQLMVQCWLQDRAKRPRFPDIVSILEKLLKSPESLKAIADFDPRVSIRLPSTSGPDGSPFRSVSEWLESIKMSQYSANFSCAGIISMDQVLQMKTEDIKNIGVRLPGHLKRIAYSILGLKDQTSTLSVFAV; this comes from the exons ATGGAGTACCGCGGGCCGAGGGACGCTTTATTTTTCTACCTATTTATTAACGGCGTATTTATTTCACTGCAAAACAAGGAAG AAGTTCTCCTGGACATGAAAGCGTCCGGCGCGGAGCTGGGATGGCTGAAGTCGCCGGACGAGAACGGG TGGGAGATATCTCAGCAGGTGCTGAACGGCTCCTTGCACTACAACTACTTTGTGTGCAATGTGGAGTCGCCGAGCGGCCAGGAGAACTGGCTGCGGACCACCTTCATCCAGCGGCAGCCCGCAGCGTCCCGGGTCTTCGTGGAGCTGCGCTTCATCGTGCGCGACTGCAACACGTTCGACGGCGCCTCGCAGACCTGCAAAGAGACCTTCAACCTGTTCGCCTCCGAGTCCGACGTGGACATCGGCACCAGCTTCCGCAAGGGCCAGTTCCGGAAAGTGGCCACCATCGCTCCCGATGAGATCTCCCATCGAGGCGAGATCAAGATCAACACGGAGACCAAGGTGGTGGACGGACTGTCCCGGAAGGGCTTCTACCTGGCCTTCCAGGACATTGGGGCCTGCGTGGCCCTGTTCTCGGTGAGGGTTTACTACAAGACCTGCCCCACCACCGTCAAGGGCCTGGCCTCCTTCCCCGAGACGGTGGCCAGCGGTGAGGCCCTGCGCAAGGTGACCGGGGCGTGTGTGGAGAACGCCGTGAGCGAAGACCAGCCCCTCATCTTCTGCACCACGGACGGCGAGTGGGTCGTGCCGATGGGGCAGTGCCAGTGCCTCCCTGGATACGAACCTGTGGACGATGCCTGCCGAG AGTGTTCCTCTGGATCTTTTAAATCTGCCGTGTCCAGCGGGCGCTGTGAGGCCTGTCCAGAAAACACAGAGCCCTCCTCACCCGGCGCCCTTATCTGCCCCTGCAAGGAGGGGTTCTACCGCGCCCCCACCGACCCCAGCTCCACGGCCTGCTCAG GTTTACCCTCAGAACCATTGAACCTGGCCGCCACCATGACCACAGCGGCGGCGGGGCGGCTCACTCTGTCATGGAACCCCCCTCTGGATACGGGCGGGCGGTCAGACCTGGTGTACAGCGTGACGTGCGAGCGCTGCGAGGGTGCGTCCTGCCAGTCGTGCGGGGAGCGCGTCCGTTTCGAGCCGGCCAGCAGCGGCCTGCACGAGACCGTCGTGACGGTCAGTGAACTGGAGCCCCACCTCAACTACACCTTCGGCGTGGAGGCGCGGAGCGGAGTGTCACAGTTCAGCTCCCGCCGGGCGTCCAGCTCCGTCACCACCACGCTGCATTTCACAG ATCCTCCAAAGGTTACCAGCATACAGCTGGATGAACGCAGCACCACCAGCCTGTCGCTCTCCTGGTCTGTCAGGAAACCAGTTCCCATCACGACGCGCTATCAGCTCATGTTCCGCAGGAAG GACAGCATAGAAGGGACTGACCCAGCCGTCACCACGTACACAGTCCTGTTCCTGGATAAGAACACGGTGCAGGTAACAGACCTGTCGCCAGCCACGGCGTACGTGTTCAGGGTGCAGGTGCTGAACGCTGAGGGGAACCCGGGCAGCGACGGCCTGGAGCGCGAGTTCAGCACCATGACGAAGG ATCCCAGCCAGGCCAACACGTCTGTGATTCTCGGTGCAGCGGTTGGGGGCGGAGCCATGCTGCTGGTCGTTGTGGTGGTCCTTCTTCTGCATAGACG gagAAGGAGCTCTCACACCAGACAGGGACCTGAGGACACCTACTTCTCCAGCCCAG AACAGCTCAAGCCGCTGAAGACATACGTGGACCCGCACACCTACGAAGATCCCAATGCTGCTGTTCTCCGGTTTGCCAGTGAAATCCATCCAAATCACATCACCAAACAGAAAGTCATCGGTGCAG GTGAGTTTGGGGAGGTGTACCGTGGCATCCTGAAGGTGCCAGGCCGCAAGGAGACGGCGGTGGCCATAAAGACGCTGAAACCCGGCTACTCTGAGAAACAGAGGCAGGACTTCTTGAGCGAAGCCAGCATCATGGGCCAGTTCACCCACGAGAACATTATTCGTCTGGAGGGTGTGGTCACCAAGT TCAAACATGCAATGATAGTTACAGAGTACATGGAAAATGGGGCCCTGGACAAATACTTGAAG GATCATGATGGGGAGATGTCATCGTTCCAACTGGTTGGGATGCTGCGCGGCATAGCGGCAGGCATGAAATACCTTTCTGACATGAGCTATGTGCACCGGGACCTCGCTGCCCGCAATATCCTGGTCAACATCAATCTGGAGTGCAAGGTGTCAGACTTTGGCCTGTCCCGCGTCCTGGAGGATGATCCTGAGGGGACCTATACCACCAGC GGAGGAAAGATTCCCATTCGATGGACCGCTCCGGAGGCCATAGCGTATCGAAAATTCACCTCCGCCAGTGATGTGTGGAGCTTTGGCATTGTGATGTGGGAGGTGATGGCGTTTGGTGAGCGGCCATATTGGGACATGAGCAATCATGAG GTGATGAAGTCGATTAACGAGGGCTTCAGATTGCCTGCCCCTATGGACTGTCCTTCGGCAGTTTACCAGCTCATGGTCCAGTGCTGGCTGCAGGACCGAGCCAAGCGGCCCCGGTTCCCCGACATCGTCAGCATCCTGGAGAAACTTTTGAAGAGCCCGGAATCTCTGAAGGCCATCGCTGATTTCGACCCTCG CGTCTCCATACGGCTACCCAGCACCAGTGGCCCCGACGGCTCTCCGTTCAGGTCCGTTTCGGAGTGGCTGGAGTCCATTAAGATGAGTCAGTACAGCGCCAACTTCTCCTGTGCTGGGATCATCAGCATGGATCAGGTTCTGCAGATGAAGACAGA GGACATCAAGAACATTGGCGTCAGGCTGCCGGGTCACCTGAAGAGGATTGCCTACAGCATTCTGGGCCTTAAGGACCAGACAAGCACTCTGAGCGTGTTTGCAGTGTGA